TCGCCGAGTTGCAGGTCCATCAGCACCACGCGGGGCGCAGCGCGGCGGCCTGCCGGACAGCGTCGCCGGCCGTGGCGGCCTCGGCGACCACGGTCATGTCGGGCCGGCCGCCCAGCAGCGCGCGCAGCCCGGCGCGGACGACCGGGTGGTCGTCGACCAGGATCAGCCGCAGCGGGGGCGTCACCGGGTGTCCCGCAGAGGCAGGCTGACGGCGAGCGCGGTGCCCTCCCCGGGTGCGCTCTCGACGGCGAGGGTGCCGCCGAGGTGCGCGATCCGCTCCTGGATGCCGGTCAGCCCGAACCCGCTGGTCAGGGCTGGGTCGAAGCCCGTGCCGTCGTCGTACACGTCGAGCATCACCTCCTGGTCGCCGTAGGTCAGGGTGACGGCGGCCGAACGCGCCCGCGCGTGGCTGCGGACGTTGGCCAGGGCGCTCTGCGCCACCCGCAGCAGGGCGACCTCGTTGTAGACGCCCAGGGGCGCGACCGGGCCGGCGACGGTGAACCGGACGGGGGTCCCGGTGTCGCGCTCGGTCGCCGCGCAGAGCCGCCGCAGGGCGTCGGTCAGGGAGGCGCCGTCGAGCGCCGGCGAGGCCAGGCCACGCACGAAGCGGCGCGCCTCGGCCAGGTTCTCCCGGGCCGTGGCGGCGGCCTGCCGTACGTGCCCGCGCGCCTGCGCCGGCTCGGCGTCCCAGTCCCGGTCGGCGGCCTGGAGCAGCAGGTTCATGCTGGACAGGCCCTGGGCGAGGGTGTCGTGGATCTCCCGGGAGAGCCGGGCCCGCTCCGCCAGCGCCCCGGCCTCGTGCTGGCTGCGGTCGAGTTCGTCGCGGGCGGCCAGCAGGTCGTCGAGGGCGCGCTGCCGGGCCCGGTTCTGCCGGTCGAGTTCGAGGAAGACGACGGTGGTGATGGCGGCCACGCCCACGGGCCCGAGGATCAGGCTGGGGTCGAACCGGTCGGCGAGCCGCACCTGCGCGACGATGACCGCGCCGGTGAGCAGCCCGGCCAGCGGCCAGACCGCGCGGCGCGGGAGCTGGCGCAGGCCCACGAAGAACAGCGGGATCGACACGAGGGCGAAGCTGGGCGCGACGAGCACCAACGCGAGGAACGCGACGAGCATCGCCGCGAAGCGCGTGCCGGGCGCGGCCCGCCCCAGCTCGTTGACGGCGTACGCGGCCAGCAGCGCCCCGGTCAGCGTCAGCACCACGACGGTGCGGTCGTCCCAGTCGTGGCGTACGACGTAGCGGGAGGCCGCGGCGGCCAGCAGGAGCAGGAACCCCCACCGCATCGCCGGGCGCAGCCGGTCCCGCCGCATCGTGTCCACCTCCCGCCGAACGATCAGATGATCTTGACAAAGTCCAGCGTACGGCAGTTTCGGGACGGGTGAATCAACCATCCGATGTATCGGGATTGCATCGGGCGCGCCATGTGCGGGCCCCGTGTCGCGGCGAGGGTGGGAGCTGCCAGTTCGACCCGACGCCTCGACCTGAGGAGCACCACATGATCAAGAACATTCGCCGCCGGGCGGCACTCGGCCTGGGCGCCGGCGCCCTGGGCCTGTGCGCCGTCGCCGGCGTCGCCGTCAACGCCTCCGCCGCCGGCCCGCTGACGGAGGCGAAGCCGAGCGCCGCCGGGACGGCGGCGCAGGCGAAGCCCACCGCCGGGCCGGGAACGGCAGCGAAGCCCGCCACCGGAGGCGACGTCGTCGCCAACCCGTCGCTCGACATCGACGCGGCGCTGCGCGCGGCCCAGGCGACCCTGAAGGCGGCCGAGAAGGACGGCCACCGGGTCACCGTCGTCGTCCTCGACCGTTCCGGCACCGTCCAGGTGCAGCTCAAGGGCGACGGGGCGGGCCCGCAGACCGCCGAGTCCGCCACCCGCAAGGCGTTCACCGCCGTCTCGTTCGGCCAGCCGACCTCCGCGCTCGGCGGCCGGGTCACCGGGCCGGGCGCCACCCTGCGCGACATGCCTGGAACGCTCTTCCTCGCCGGCGGCGTGCCGGTCTCCGTCGACCGGCAGGTCGTCGGCGCCATCGGGGTCGGTGGCGCGCCCTCGGGCGACCTCGACGAGCGGTACGCGGACGCCGGAGCCGCCACGCTCCGCTGAGCCCGGTACGACGGGGCGAGGACTCCCGGAGCCCTCGCCCCGTCGTACGACTGGTCAGTGGTGCCGGCGTCAGGGACGGCGGGTGCGGGCCAGGGTGCCGACGACGGCGAGGGAGGCCACCGCCGCCCCCGCGACCACCACGGCCATCGGGACGGCGCTGCCTTCGCCGCCGAGCCCGACCAGCGGCGCGGCCATCGCTCCCACCAGCGACTGGATGGTGCCGAGCAGCGCGGCGGCCGTCCCGGCGTGGGCGGGGTGCCGGTCCAGGGCGAGCGCGGTGCCGTTCGGCATCACCATGCCGAGCGAGCCGACGAAGACGAAGAGCGCCACCGCCACCAGCGGCAGGCTGCCGAGCACCGCGCCCACGAGCAGGACGGCGGCGGCCACCAGCCCCACGCCCAGGGGGCGCACCAGCAGCGTGCGGGGCTCGAAGCGGTCCAACAGGCGGGCGTTGAGCTGGCCGGCGGCGACCAGGGCGAGCGCGTTGACGCCGAAGATGAGGCTGAACGCGCCGGCCGAGACGCCGAAGACGTCCTGGAAGACGAAGGACGACCCGGAGATGTAGGCGAAGAGCGCGGCGAAGGCGAGGCCCTGCGCCAGCGCGTACCCGAGGAAGATCCGGTCGGTGAAGAGCGAGCGGCCGGCGGCGGCCGTGGCGGCGAGGCCGCCGGTGCTGCGCCGCGCGGCGGGCAGCGTCTCCGGCAGCCGCCACGCGACGGCGGCGGCGAGCAGCGCGCCGATCACCGCGAGGGCGACGAAGACGGTACGCCAGTCGCCGAAGCGCAGCACCAGGCTGCCGAAGGCGGGCGCGGCCATCGGGGCGATGCCGAAGACCAGGGTGAGGCGGGAGAAGTACCTCGCGGCCTCGCGGCCGGAGTAGAGGTCGCGGACGACGGCGCGGGCGACGACCACGCCCATGCCGCCGGCGAAGCCCTGCGCGAGCCGCGCGGCGGCCAGCGTCTCGGCCGACGGCACGGCCGCGCAGACCAGCGACAGCAGGGTGTACGCGGCGACGCCCACCAGCACGGGTCGGCGACGCCCGAAGCGGTCGCTGAGCGGGCCGGTGACGAGCTGGCCGAGGGCCATGCCGATGAGGCAGGTGGTGAGCGAGAGCTGGATCTGCGCCTGGCTGGCGGACAGGTCGCGGGTCATCTCCGGGAACGCCGGCAGGTAGGTGTCCAGGGAGAGCGGCCCGAACGCGGTGAGCGTGCCGAGCAGCGCCAGCAGCACGACGGCGGCCCGCCCGGTGGGCGCGGCGACGCGCTCGTCCGGGCGGACGGGCGGTGCGGTGGCGTGCGGCATGACGGTCCCCTCACTGACGGCTCGGCCCGGTTAAGGTAGCTCTGACTACAGAGCTATTGCACCGACGGAGGGCCCGACTGTGACGGACGAGACGGTCGACCAGTTCGCCGGCGCGCTCGGCGACCTGCACCGGGTGCTGCGCCGGGCGGCCACCCAGCGGGCCGGCCGCACCGCCCTGCCGGACGCCCAGGTGGAGGTGCTGCGGCTGGTGCAGCGGTGGCCGGGAATCGGCGTCCGCGAGGCCGCCGAGCGGCTGGGCACCGCCCCCAACACGATCAGCACCCTCGTCGGCGAGCTGACCGCCGCCGGCCTGCTGCGCCGGGAGCGGGACCCGGCCGACCGGCGCACCGCCCGGCTCGAGCTGACCGACGCGGCCCGGGAGCGGATGGCCGCGTACGGGCGGCACCGGCGCGACCTGCTCGGCGCCGCGCTGGCCGAGCTGGACGGCCCGGACCGCGAGGCGCTGCTCGCCGCCGCCCCGGCGCTGCGCCGCCTCGCCGACCGGATGACGGGACGGAGCTGAGCCACCGGAGCCGGGCCGGCCCGAGGCGTCGACGCTACGGTGACGGTGGACGGTGCGGGTCGCGCGTGGAGGTCGTCGGGTGATGGAGCAGCGGATCAGCCTCGTGACGCTCGGCGTCGCCGACGTGACCCGGGCGCGCGCCTTCTACGAGCGGCTCGGCTGGCGCGGCCAGGAGGTCGAGGAGACCGTCTTCTTCCAGGCCGGCGGCCTGGCGCTGGTGCTGTGGGGCCGGGAGAAGCTGGCCGCCGACGCGGGCGTGCCCGACCGGGGCGCGGGCGGGTTCGGCGGGATGACGCTGGCACAGAACGTCCGCTCCCGGGGCGAGGTCGACGACCTGCTGACGGCGGCGGCCGACGCCGGGGCGCAGGTGACCGTGCCGGCACGGGAGACCTTCTACGGCGGCTACGCCGGCTGCTTCGCCGACCCCGACGGGCACGTCTGGGAGATCGCCTGGAACCCGGGCTTCCCGCTCGACCCGGGCGGCGCGCTCACCGTCCCCGACTTCGACCGGCGCGCGGCGCACGTGGAAGGTGACAGGGACACGGAGTGACACGGGGTCGTCGCCCCGCAACTCGACCGCCTTCGGATCGGAGGGCATCGCCCGCATGCCGCACGTAGATAGGATCAACGGCGAACTACGCGCGCTGTCGGCAGGCGTCGAGCGAGCGCGAGGGCTGGCATCTGCCGCCGACAGGAGGGCGCAGGAAGTCGGCCTGCGGGCCGCAGGGAGCGGCTTCACCGCCGTGGCGGCAGGCACCGCCCGCGTACGCGACAGGATCGCGGAACTCCACGGGGCCCTGGCAGATTTCGTCGACTCGCTCACTGCGGCGGCGGGAGCCACCGCAGCCCTGCCCCACGGGGCCACGCCCGAGGAAGCGGCTGCCGTACTGCAAACCGTGATGAGCGCGGTTGACCGGGCTCGTGACGCGGCGAGCGAGGCCATCGCCCGCATCGGAGGGGCGCAGCAGACCGTCGCCGTGATCCTGCACGGCGGGCAGCCCGGGCCACTGATACACGCTCTGGAGAGTGTCAGGCAGGTCCTGCTACCAGTGGCGCAGCGCACCAACACCGCCCGGCAGATCGTCGAGTCGGCGATCGCCGAGGTACGACAACTCGGGGCAGCCGGGAAAGTGATCGCCGTTGGTGGACCCACACCGGCAAGCCCCGTGTCTGCCGTCATCGATCCCCCGTCGTCAGCGGCTACCGGTGAAGCCGCCTGCACTGGCCTCGGTGCAACTCTGTTCTGGGACAGAAGACCCAGCGGCGCCGTCGGGGGATCGCCGACGGGAGCACCGACCAGGATTCCGCCCAAGTCGGATGACGAGGTGCGACGTGCACTGGAACTGGAGAACGAGTGCGCCGACACGATCGCCGACAGGGGCTATCGGATCCACCAGAACCCCACCAAGTTGGAGATCGCAGCAGGCAGGCTCAGCGCCGGCGACACGGGAGACCCGCAGAAGACTCCGGATTACCTGATCGAAGGCCACGTGTTCGACTGTTACTCTCCGACTCCCCCCAAGACGGTGCGTGGCGTCTGGGCCGCGGTCTCCGAGAAGGTCGAGAAGGGGCAGACTCAACGCGTGGTGCTGAACCTGGAGGACTGGACCGGGGACCTCGCCGCCCTTCAGAAGCAGTTCGACGACTGGCCCGTGCCCGGGCTGAAGGAACTCGTGGCGGTGCAGCGGAGCGGTGTGATCGCGCAGATCGTGCGGCGGAACTGAGGGAGTGACTGCGAGATGGCTGTTGAGTTCCAGTTGATGCTGGCAGGCGAGATCACCCTCGATGAGGTGGCCTTCCTCGCCGCACCGAATGCCGTCGAGACACGCACCGCGTCCGGCAACCGCATGCTCACCTCGGCGCTCAACGAGGAATGCGGATTCGTCGTCGACATCACCGGGGGCACCCACGGCTACTACGAGGCCGAGGACGACGACGGTTCGCTGTGGGTGTGGGAGCCGGAGACGTACGTCGACATCGGCTTCTACATGCGCAAGGACGTGCTGGCCGACAAGGGGATCCCCAACGTGCTGGCGACCACCGCCCGGGTCCTGAGCGAACGGACCGAAGACGCGGCCCTGATGTTCAATTACGACCTGCTGCTGCTGACCCGCGTCGCGGGGAGTCTACGCAAACACCGCCCCACATGGTGGAGCCACCATGACGCGGACGGCACGATCGTCCGGCCGTAGCCGCGG
The nucleotide sequence above comes from Micromonospora sp. M71_S20. Encoded proteins:
- a CDS encoding VOC family protein, whose translation is MEQRISLVTLGVADVTRARAFYERLGWRGQEVEETVFFQAGGLALVLWGREKLAADAGVPDRGAGGFGGMTLAQNVRSRGEVDDLLTAAADAGAQVTVPARETFYGGYAGCFADPDGHVWEIAWNPGFPLDPGGALTVPDFDRRAAHVEGDRDTE
- a CDS encoding multidrug effflux MFS transporter — its product is MPHATAPPVRPDERVAAPTGRAAVVLLALLGTLTAFGPLSLDTYLPAFPEMTRDLSASQAQIQLSLTTCLIGMALGQLVTGPLSDRFGRRRPVLVGVAAYTLLSLVCAAVPSAETLAAARLAQGFAGGMGVVVARAVVRDLYSGREAARYFSRLTLVFGIAPMAAPAFGSLVLRFGDWRTVFVALAVIGALLAAAVAWRLPETLPAARRSTGGLAATAAAGRSLFTDRIFLGYALAQGLAFAALFAYISGSSFVFQDVFGVSAGAFSLIFGVNALALVAAGQLNARLLDRFEPRTLLVRPLGVGLVAAAVLLVGAVLGSLPLVAVALFVFVGSLGMVMPNGTALALDRHPAHAGTAAALLGTIQSLVGAMAAPLVGLGGEGSAVPMAVVVAGAAVASLAVVGTLARTRRP
- a CDS encoding heme-binding protein, whose translation is MIKNIRRRAALGLGAGALGLCAVAGVAVNASAAGPLTEAKPSAAGTAAQAKPTAGPGTAAKPATGGDVVANPSLDIDAALRAAQATLKAAEKDGHRVTVVVLDRSGTVQVQLKGDGAGPQTAESATRKAFTAVSFGQPTSALGGRVTGPGATLRDMPGTLFLAGGVPVSVDRQVVGAIGVGGAPSGDLDERYADAGAATLR
- a CDS encoding SitI3 family protein; the encoded protein is MAVEFQLMLAGEITLDEVAFLAAPNAVETRTASGNRMLTSALNEECGFVVDITGGTHGYYEAEDDDGSLWVWEPETYVDIGFYMRKDVLADKGIPNVLATTARVLSERTEDAALMFNYDLLLLTRVAGSLRKHRPTWWSHHDADGTIVRP
- a CDS encoding MarR family winged helix-turn-helix transcriptional regulator, yielding MTDETVDQFAGALGDLHRVLRRAATQRAGRTALPDAQVEVLRLVQRWPGIGVREAAERLGTAPNTISTLVGELTAAGLLRRERDPADRRTARLELTDAARERMAAYGRHRRDLLGAALAELDGPDREALLAAAPALRRLADRMTGRS
- a CDS encoding sensor histidine kinase, producing MRRDRLRPAMRWGFLLLLAAAASRYVVRHDWDDRTVVVLTLTGALLAAYAVNELGRAAPGTRFAAMLVAFLALVLVAPSFALVSIPLFFVGLRQLPRRAVWPLAGLLTGAVIVAQVRLADRFDPSLILGPVGVAAITTVVFLELDRQNRARQRALDDLLAARDELDRSQHEAGALAERARLSREIHDTLAQGLSSMNLLLQAADRDWDAEPAQARGHVRQAAATARENLAEARRFVRGLASPALDGASLTDALRRLCAATERDTGTPVRFTVAGPVAPLGVYNEVALLRVAQSALANVRSHARARSAAVTLTYGDQEVMLDVYDDGTGFDPALTSGFGLTGIQERIAHLGGTLAVESAPGEGTALAVSLPLRDTR